The sequence GCGCGGCTGGTCGGTGCAGGAGCAACTGTTGCCGGTGGAACTGACCGCCAGCCTGGAGCAATTGTGCCGCCAGCTATGGCGCAGCGATGATCTCAGTCCCGCCGCCATCGGGCGTGGTGCCGAGGGGCAGGTGGTGCCGGAAATTCGTGGCGACTACACGCGCTGGCTTGACGATTGTCCGCCGCATCCGGCCAGTGAGGACTTTCTCGGGTTGATGGACAGCCTGCGTGCAGTACTCAACCGCAGTCTGTTTCTTGGTCTGGATACCTTCGAAACCCACTTCGCGCTATACCCGCCGGGCGCCGGCTACCGCAAGCATCTGGACCGGTTTCAGGACAGTCCGCTGCGCAGTGTCTCGGTAGTGACCTACCTGAATCGTAACTGGCAGCCGGGCGACGGCGGCGAGCTGCGCCTGCATCTGGATGAAGGTGCGCGGGACGTGGCGCCGCGTGCCGGCACTGTCGTGGTGTTTCTCAGTGATCGTATTCTGCACGAGGTCTTGCCGGCCAAGCGTGAGCGGGCCAGCCTGACCGGCTGGTTCCGCCGCCGGCCGGATAATCCGCTGTTACGCTAGAAAGCTGTTTGGCATAGGCTGTCAGGCAGGGAGTATTGCACTGGGGTAAGCATGGAAAAGATTCTGGTCAGTCGTTGCCTGCTGGGTCATCCAGTGCGCTATGACGGTGGGGCCCATGGCCCATTTGGCTGGTTGCAGCGCTGGCAGGCCGAAGGGCGGGTAGTGGCCTTGTGTCCGGAAGTGGCAGGCGGTTTGCCGACGCCGCGGCCAGCGGCGGAGATTCCCGGCGGCCAGGGCGCTGAGGTTCTGGCCGGAAGGGTCCCGGTGCGCACCATCGATGGCAGCGATGTTACCGCGGCATTCGTGCGCGGTGCCGGGCTTGCGCTGCAACTGGTCGCGGCCGAGGGTATCCGCTATGCGGTGCTCAAGGCCCGCAGCCCATCCTGCGGCAATCATGAAAACTATGACGGCAGCTTTTCCGGACGCAAGGTCAAGGGCGAAGGGGTAACCGCCGCAGCTCTGCGCCAGGCCGGGGTTCGGGTATTCAACGAAGATCAGCTCGAGGCTCTGGCGGCGCTGCTGCAGCAAGCCGACGATTGAGGTGCAGGCGCTCAGGCGCTCAGGCGCTCAGGCGCTGGCGCAGTTTGCTCAGACGGCTCAGCAGGCTGCCTACTCGACTTTGTTCCTCAGCCAGCTTGGGCGTTTCCGCAGCCCGGTCCAGCGCCCGTAGCGGCTGTCGTTGCCAGCTTCTGGCCTGATCCGCTGCCGTGCGGATGGCGCGCTCGAACATCCCGCGCCGCAGTGGCTTGGGCAGATAACGGAAGATCTGCGCCTGATTTATCAGCTTGAGCAGTACCTGGGTGTCCTGGAATGGCGTGACGATGATGCTCAATAGCCGGGGATGAGCCTGGGCCAGACTCATCAGCAGCGGCCGCAGGTCTTCGCCGTCAAGCTGAATGTCACTGACCAGAATGTCCAGCGGCTGGTCATTGAGTGTTTGCAGTGCCTCGCTCAGGCTGTGGGCCTGATGCAACTGGATACCACAGGCCTGGCACAGTTCGACGGTCTGGCTCTGAGTCTGGGGGTCGGTATCAAGCAGCAACAGGGCTGGTTGGCGAGTGTTCGGCACATTGCTGCGTTGTTCATCCAGAAAGGCGCTGGCGCGGCGTTCATGGATCAGTTGTGCGGCTTGTTGCAGGGTTTCAGCCATACCCTGTGGATCCCAGGGTTTGGTCAGGTAGCGAAAGATGCCGCCGCTGTTGAGCGCTTCGACTGCCGCTTGCAGATCCGAATAGCCGGTCAGCAGGATGCGTAGGGTCTGGGGATGGCGTTCCTGCACTTGAGCCAGCAGTTGGCTGCCGCTCATTTGCGGCATGCGCTGGTCGCTGACGATGATGTCCACCGGCTCATGCTGCAGTCGTTGCAGGACCCGCACCGGGTTGGATTCGGTGATCACCTCGAACTGGCGGCGAAATTGCAGGGCCAGGCTGCGCAGGATGCGTTCCTCATCGTCGACGAACAGGATCCGGATCGGTTCGGTCATCTCAGGCACTCCGTTGCAGGACCTGTGGCTGGGTCAGGGGTAGGCTGATGACGAACCGGGTGCCACGCCCCGGCTCGGACACAAAGCGGATCTGGCCGGCATGGTCACGAATGATCTGATAGCTGATCGACAGCCCCAGACCGGTACCTTGGCCAACACTCTTGGTGGTGAAGAATGGGTCGAAAATGCGGTTTTGCAGCTCTTTGGGGATGCCCTTGCCGTTGTCCTGAATTGACAGGTAGACCCGGTCGTGTTCGGTCCAGCTGCGAATCAGGATCTGTCCAGGGTGGTCCATGGCCTGTGCTGCATTGGTGAGCAGGTTTAGCAAGACCTGGTTGATCTGCGAGGGAGTGCAGGTGATCGGGGGCAGTTCGCCGAGCCGGGTGATGACCTCAGCCTTGTCCTTGATTGCATTGCGAGCAATCAGCAGGGCGCTGCGTACGCAGTCGTTGATATCGACGGCTTCACTCATGGCCCGGTCCAGGCGAGCGAAGTCCTTGAGGCTGACCGCCAGCTCGGCGATCTGAGCAAGTCCGAAAAGGGTGTCTTCCAACAGAGGGTTCAGATCGTCGGCCAATTGTTCGGGGGCGGCCAGTTCGGCGGCCTGGCGGGTCTGCTCGAACAGTTGCGCCAGTTCCGCCTCGTTACGCTGAGGGGCATCCAGAGCCTGCATCAGTTGGGCCTGGGCCTGGGCCAGCTCCAGAACCGGCTGTACCAGGCTGGCGAGCAGCTGCACATTGTTTTTGACGTAGCCTAGCGGGGTGTTCAGTTCGTGGGCGACCCCGGCGACCATCTGCCCCAGCGAAGCCATCTTTTCTGACTGCACCAGATGACTTTGGGACTCCTTGAGCTGCTTCAGTGCCCGGCGCAGTGCCTGGTTGCGCTGGCCGATACGGACCTCCATGGCGCGTAGCAGGTCCATTACCGTGCCAAGGCCGGCATAGCGCCCGTGCGCGTCGGTCAGGATGAAGTCTTCCGTGATCGGATATTGCAATTGGCCGGTAATAATCCGTGCCGCCTGGTCCAGCGGCGTATCCAGGTCCACGATCAGTGACTGCCGATTGGTCGCCTCAAGGATTGAATGCCGGCCCCAAAGGTCACGGCCAAAGCGTTGCATGAAAATGTCCTGCAGCCGGTAGCGACTGACAAGGCCCAGCGGTCGATTGCGCTCATCGACCACCGGTAGCGATAGAAAGCCCTTGTAGCCGGATTCGAGCAGGCGATCGGCGACATCATTGATAGTCAGGCTGGCGCTGAGCGGTTCGACCGCCTTGCGCAGGCCGGCAAGGGTGGTTTGGCTGGGCATGGTTGAC is a genomic window of Halopseudomonas phragmitis containing:
- a CDS encoding 2OG-Fe(II) oxygenase, which translates into the protein MSEFPAVLTDGFTAVAEDLAVRGWSVQEQLLPVELTASLEQLCRQLWRSDDLSPAAIGRGAEGQVVPEIRGDYTRWLDDCPPHPASEDFLGLMDSLRAVLNRSLFLGLDTFETHFALYPPGAGYRKHLDRFQDSPLRSVSVVTYLNRNWQPGDGGELRLHLDEGARDVAPRAGTVVVFLSDRILHEVLPAKRERASLTGWFRRRPDNPLLR
- a CDS encoding DUF523 domain-containing protein; amino-acid sequence: MEKILVSRCLLGHPVRYDGGAHGPFGWLQRWQAEGRVVALCPEVAGGLPTPRPAAEIPGGQGAEVLAGRVPVRTIDGSDVTAAFVRGAGLALQLVAAEGIRYAVLKARSPSCGNHENYDGSFSGRKVKGEGVTAAALRQAGVRVFNEDQLEALAALLQQADD
- a CDS encoding response regulator; protein product: MTEPIRILFVDDEERILRSLALQFRRQFEVITESNPVRVLQRLQHEPVDIIVSDQRMPQMSGSQLLAQVQERHPQTLRILLTGYSDLQAAVEALNSGGIFRYLTKPWDPQGMAETLQQAAQLIHERRASAFLDEQRSNVPNTRQPALLLLDTDPQTQSQTVELCQACGIQLHQAHSLSEALQTLNDQPLDILVSDIQLDGEDLRPLLMSLAQAHPRLLSIIVTPFQDTQVLLKLINQAQIFRYLPKPLRRGMFERAIRTAADQARSWQRQPLRALDRAAETPKLAEEQSRVGSLLSRLSKLRQRLSA
- a CDS encoding ATP-binding protein translates to MPSQTTLAGLRKAVEPLSASLTINDVADRLLESGYKGFLSLPVVDERNRPLGLVSRYRLQDIFMQRFGRDLWGRHSILEATNRQSLIVDLDTPLDQAARIITGQLQYPITEDFILTDAHGRYAGLGTVMDLLRAMEVRIGQRNQALRRALKQLKESQSHLVQSEKMASLGQMVAGVAHELNTPLGYVKNNVQLLASLVQPVLELAQAQAQLMQALDAPQRNEAELAQLFEQTRQAAELAAPEQLADDLNPLLEDTLFGLAQIAELAVSLKDFARLDRAMSEAVDINDCVRSALLIARNAIKDKAEVITRLGELPPITCTPSQINQVLLNLLTNAAQAMDHPGQILIRSWTEHDRVYLSIQDNGKGIPKELQNRIFDPFFTTKSVGQGTGLGLSISYQIIRDHAGQIRFVSEPGRGTRFVISLPLTQPQVLQRSA